The window GCCGGATGTCACCAGATCGAAGCTGTCGTTATCAAATTTCAGCTTACAAATCGGCATCATGCGCCATTCGGTTTTGGAACTCGCTTTCGCCGATTGCGCAGCCAGACGCGCCTGTTCCACTTTTTCAGACGTTTCATCAACGCCGATAATTTTTCCATCCTGGCCGACTTTGCCGACGAACTGCCTGGCCAAAACGCCGGTTCCGGTTGGAACATCCAACACGCGCATGCCCGGAAACGGCTCGGCGGCTTCGATAATTTGCGCAATGGTCGTTTTGTAATCCAATCCGGTGCGTCGCTGAAAATCTTTGGCAATCTGCTGCTCAAATTGGCTGAGCCAGGTGTCAATGATCACGCCTTTCTGTTTTGAAGGTAACAGATTGGCAGGTGGCTCATTATTGGGAAGTTGCTGGGAACCGAGCAATAGTGAATCTTCTTTTCGAGTCATGGGGCAAGAATCCTCTGGGGGAAGCTTCACGTTGAGGGGGGAAGAATGTTTGGAGTTCACGCTTCAGCGTGTAAGGCTACCGCCCGTCACGCTGAAGCGCGAACTCTGAACTTTTAGGGTTTCAACCGATACAGCATTCTGGGGAAGGGAATGGTTTCGCGTACGTGTTCAATACCGCAAAGCCACGTTACACATCGTTCGATTCCCATGCCGAATCCTCCATGCGGAACGCTGCCGTATTTGCGCAAATCCAGATACCAGTCAAACGCTTCGGGCGGCAAATTGTGTTCGTGAATGCGTTGCAGCAGCAGTTCGTGCGAAGACATGCGTTCGCCGCCGCCAATAACTTCGCCGTATCCTTCCGGGGCGAGCACATCCACGCACAATGCCAGATCAGGCCGCTGCGGATCAGGTTCCATGTAAAACGCTTTCACCGCCGCCGGATACCGATGCACCATCACAGGTTTGTCGTACTGCGATGAAATGTAAGTTTCATCCGGCGCACCAAGATCGCCGCCCCATTCAAACCGGTGTTCCAGTTTGCCTTCGGCATGAGCCTGCTGAAGCATCTTCACTGCGTCGTCATATTGCAGGCGAGGAAACGGCGGCACGATGGCTTCCAACTTGGAAACATCGCGTTCCAGCACTTTCAATTCTTCCTGCCTGCTTTCCAGCACGCGGCTGACAATGTAACTGATGAAGTTTTCGGCCAGTTCCATCACGTCGTCCAGCTTGGCATAAGCGACTTCCGGTTCGACCATCCAGAATTCGGTCAGATGGCGGCGCGTTTTGGATTTTTCCGCGCGAAACGTGGGACCGAAGCAATACACTTTGCCAAACGCCGCCGCGGTGGCTTCGTTGTAAAGCTGCCCCGACTGCGACAGATACGCCTTTTCATCGTCGAAGTAATTCACCTCGAACAAGGTCGAGGTTCCTTCGCAAGCCGCAGGCGTGAAAATCGGCGTGTCGCACAGCGTAAAGCCGTTCGAGTCGAAAAAGTCACGGACAGATTTGATGATCGTGTGGCGGACTTTCAGAATGGCATGCTGCCGCCGCGACCGCAGCCACAAATGGCGATGATCCATCAGGAATTCGACGCCGTGTTCTTTGGGCGTAATCGGGTATTCTTCGGTCAACTTGAGGATTTCAACCGTCTTGATGTCCATCTCATAAACGCCCGGCTTTTTCGGATGCTCGCGCGGCACGCCAGCGACAATGATCGAAGATTCCTGTGTTGCCTTTTCCGTGTTGCCCCAGGTTTCGTCGCTCACGTCTTTTTTTGACACGACTCCCTGAATGATGCCGGAACCGTCACGGATTTCCAGAAAGCCCAACTTGCCACTCGACCGTTTGTTGTACAGCCAGCCTTTGATGGTGACCTCTTCGCCAAGATGTTTTGAAATGTCAGAAATATATGTTTGCTTCATAAAAACACCAGGTAAGGAACGGGGACGTGTTCCGTCAACCAGACTCCATTTGTTGAAAGATAAAAAGTGAAACCGTCTTGCTGCATGGTTTCCGCGTTCACGTGCAATACAACCGGTTTGCCATGTCGCTGGCCGACTTTGGTCGCCGTTTCAATGTCGGCGGACAAATGCACGTGATGGCGCTGCCCTTTGAGCAATCCGTGTTCTTTGATCGAAGCCAAAAAACGTTCTGCCGTGCCATGAAATAACCTGGCTGGCGGCATTGCCGGTTCATATCCCAACTCAACTTCAACCGAATGACCTTGGTTGGCGCGGATCAGCAAACCGTCATCGCTAAATGAAAATCTTTGTTTATCATTGCTGGCCACGACGCGTCGAAGCTGCTCCGGGGTAATAACGGTTCCGTGCTCGCGACAAGCTGTCAGCAATTCCTCCACGGAAACCCAGCCCGCGGCATCAAGAGTCAACCCGATGACGTCGGGCTGATGGCGTAACACCAGACTCAGGAATTTACTGATTTTGACGCTTTGTGGATCCATTCAACTCACTCTGATGGGTTAAATGCTTTCCAGCGCCGCGCGCAACGAAGGGTATTCTTTCATTCCCGCTTTGCTCATCGCTCGCAGCACGGTTGCTGCCGCCGGAAAGATGTATTTTTCATAAACCACACCGCGCCCAACAACTGCCGTTTGATATGAAAATGTACCCATCGCTTTTAATTGCCGCTGAATGGTCATCAGATTGAATTCGTAGCGAAAATCGTCGGGCTCGATTTTCGGCAAGCCCATCTTTTCACGCAAGCGCAAGAATAAATCCTGGCGCTCCAGCGCCCAATCTTCGTCCACTGGTTGTAACCGGCGTTCGACCAGCAGTGGCACCAGATCATACGTCGCCGGTCCCATTCGCGCATCCTGATGATCAATAATTCGCAAGTTGCCGCTGGCGTCCACCATCAAGTTCATCGCGTGGTAATCGCGGTGCGTTAGCGCTCGTGGGCGGGCGCTCAATTCGGCGGCAATGGATTGCAAGTCAGTTTTGATCGCTTCCGCTTCAGCCTCTGCGAATTGATGTTGGCAATAACTGCCAAAAAAATGATCGAAGAAATAATTCAGTTCCCACAAGAGTTTGTCTTCATCAAATGCCAACCGACTGGCGACAGAGTTCATTGTATAAGCCAAAACCGTTGCTGACTGAATTCGCGCGATCAGTTCAATCGAACGATGCAGCATTTCTTCCGCGCCTGCTGTATCGTCATGCGCCTCTGCTTCGCTGAGCCATGTTGCCAGACTTATATCGCCCAAATCTTCCTGCAGGATGATGCCCTCGGTTCCGGCGACATCAATGATCTTGGGAACCGGCAGGCTGGCTTGTTCAAACAGCTTGGTCACATCCAGAAACGTGTTTTCCTGCGGGTTGAACGGTGAAGGGTATAAACTGACGATCAACGTTTCTTGTGGATGATCGCTGGCGGCAATGCGGTAATACTTGCGGGCAGAAGCGTCCGGCGTCAGAGGTTGAAAAAGCACGTCGTTAATGGGCAAACCGAAATGTCGCGCGGCAAAAATAACGACACGCTTTTCGCTTAAACCGCCGGTCGTTTTTGCCATTTCGCCCGGCAACATTTCAGGCGCAGAGATACTGTTGGTTTGTGTAACGGTCATAATTTTCTTGGGTCGGTCCTGTTGGCGGGCAAATCGTCTTCAGAGTTTTTCCGTAAGGGGTAGGCGCAATGAAACGAATTCAGTTGAATGCCCGCAAAATCAATTTTTACAGCCAGCAAAAATGATGGCGGATGGTAGCATCAGCCGAATTTCACGACAAGATTCTGGCCAATAACTTCTGCTGGCAAAGCCTTTTCGGGCCTTTCATTTCCCTCGGCGGCGTCGGCTCGGACAATGACTGCGTGGTCAATTTTCGCACCGGCTGGAATTGTGACGTTGTCGCCAATGACGCAGTTGGTCAATCGCGCACCGGCTTCGATGCGAACGCATTTCCACAAAATAGAATTGCTGACTTCGGCGCTGGGGTCTATCTGGCAAGCTTCATCCATCACCACATCGCGACCTTCGCGGGCAAGAAATTCCAGGCTGATTTCCAGATACCGCTGAATTGTGCTGAGTTCGTACCAGGAGCTTTCGGCCCTTGCAATGTGGGCGGCAATCGTTTTGCCGTCGGCCATTGCACGCGGATAGACGTCCCTGACGGAATCAGAAAACACGCCGCGCGGAATGTACTCGAAAATTTCCGGCTCCATGAGGTGAATGCCTGTGAACATCAGTGGGGAATCGGGAGTTAGGAGTTGGGAGTTGGGAGTTGGGAAACCGGCAAATTCGGCGATGCGGCCATCATCCGTGATTTTGACTTCGCTGAAGCGTTCACGCCTGGGATTGGGTTTCAGCACCAAAGTCGCCAGCGCGTGTTTTTGCCGATGGGTTTCCAGTGCCGCAGCCAAATCAATGTCGGTAATGATTTTGCCATTGATAACGACGAAGGTTTCCTGGTTCAGTTGATTGCGGACGTTGTCCAGCGCGCCGGAAGTTCCCAGGATTTCCGGTTCTTCGACGGAATAATGAATCCGCACGCCAAACCGCGAACCATCGCCAATTTGTTGTCGAACCGAATCCGGTTCGTGGTGCAAATTGATGATGATGTCTTCAAACCCATAACGACGCAGATAATCAATTGTGAATCCGATCAACGGACGATTTAGAAACGGAATTGCAGGTTTGGTGCGGCCAATGGTCAGCGGCCACAACCGAGTGCCAAATCCTGCGGCTAAAATCATTGCTTTCATAATTCGCGGTCGGTTTCGGAGAATGTCATATCGCTGAATGGTTTGCCTTGGCGTGCACAATCGGCGGCTTGTAAAGCCACATAACTGTCCAGCACGTATTCGTCGCGGCGAACCCCAAGCAAATTGATGGCTTCGGCAATCGCCGCTTCTTCGCCTTCAAGTTCGATGAAATTGCCGATTGGCGTTTCGTCGAACATCACGTGCAGGGAATCGCCACCGGGCAAACTGGCGCGGTGCACGGTGCGATATTTCTGGTATCGAAACCAGGGAGTGAATCCCAGCCGTTCAAAAACTGCCAGCGCGCAGGCCGGATCATCAAGCGCCGTTTCCAATTCGAGCCGTTTTTTGAACTGCGAGGCTGCCGCGTCAGGCGCAGCCTTTTCCTTGTAAGTCATGGAACCGGTTTCGCCCGCTCGCCTGACGCGCAATACCGCGAGCTTTTGGCCCAGTTGCTTTACTCCATTGTCCAACAGCCAGTTGTCTTCAAAATGGCGCGGAGTTTCGATCTCCAAAATGATCCCGGCTTTCGCGAGCGGCTCAACGTTGTCGAATCGCAATTTGACTTCAATTTCGTGGGTGAAAATTTGAGATTT is drawn from Acidobacteriota bacterium and contains these coding sequences:
- a CDS encoding methyltransferase domain-containing protein; amino-acid sequence: MTRKEDSLLLGSQQLPNNEPPANLLPSKQKGVIIDTWLSQFEQQIAKDFQRRTGLDYKTTIAQIIEAAEPFPGMRVLDVPTGTGVLARQFVGKVGQDGKIIGVDETSEKVEQARLAAQSAKASSKTEWRMMPICKLKFDNDSFDLVTSGMAFHRLDGEQYLAEIYRVLAPGGRLLIADEFAPAIGPSPLLQSVRRSYYRFIARDTAEAEARFHTTEEMMRMMRETGFSQIVFRALRQRSKYDRVFTLIKAVK
- the asnS gene encoding asparagine--tRNA ligase, whose product is MKQTYISDISKHLGEEVTIKGWLYNKRSSGKLGFLEIRDGSGIIQGVVSKKDVSDETWGNTEKATQESSIIVAGVPREHPKKPGVYEMDIKTVEILKLTEEYPITPKEHGVEFLMDHRHLWLRSRRQHAILKVRHTIIKSVRDFFDSNGFTLCDTPIFTPAACEGTSTLFEVNYFDDEKAYLSQSGQLYNEATAAAFGKVYCFGPTFRAEKSKTRRHLTEFWMVEPEVAYAKLDDVMELAENFISYIVSRVLESRQEELKVLERDVSKLEAIVPPFPRLQYDDAVKMLQQAHAEGKLEHRFEWGGDLGAPDETYISSQYDKPVMVHRYPAAVKAFYMEPDPQRPDLALCVDVLAPEGYGEVIGGGERMSSHELLLQRIHEHNLPPEAFDWYLDLRKYGSVPHGGFGMGIERCVTWLCGIEHVRETIPFPRMLYRLKP
- a CDS encoding RNA 2'-phosphotransferase, which gives rise to MDPQSVKISKFLSLVLRHQPDVIGLTLDAAGWVSVEELLTACREHGTVITPEQLRRVVASNDKQRFSFSDDGLLIRANQGHSVEVELGYEPAMPPARLFHGTAERFLASIKEHGLLKGQRHHVHLSADIETATKVGQRHGKPVVLHVNAETMQQDGFTFYLSTNGVWLTEHVPVPYLVFL
- a CDS encoding phosphotransferase produces the protein MTVTQTNSISAPEMLPGEMAKTTGGLSEKRVVIFAARHFGLPINDVLFQPLTPDASARKYYRIAASDHPQETLIVSLYPSPFNPQENTFLDVTKLFEQASLPVPKIIDVAGTEGIILQEDLGDISLATWLSEAEAHDDTAGAEEMLHRSIELIARIQSATVLAYTMNSVASRLAFDEDKLLWELNYFFDHFFGSYCQHQFAEAEAEAIKTDLQSIAAELSARPRALTHRDYHAMNLMVDASGNLRIIDHQDARMGPATYDLVPLLVERRLQPVDEDWALERQDLFLRLREKMGLPKIEPDDFRYEFNLMTIQRQLKAMGTFSYQTAVVGRGVVYEKYIFPAAATVLRAMSKAGMKEYPSLRAALESI
- a CDS encoding NDP-sugar synthase, producing MKAMILAAGFGTRLWPLTIGRTKPAIPFLNRPLIGFTIDYLRRYGFEDIIINLHHEPDSVRQQIGDGSRFGVRIHYSVEEPEILGTSGALDNVRNQLNQETFVVINGKIITDIDLAAALETHRQKHALATLVLKPNPRRERFSEVKITDDGRIAEFAGFPTPNSQLLTPDSPLMFTGIHLMEPEIFEYIPRGVFSDSVRDVYPRAMADGKTIAAHIARAESSWYELSTIQRYLEISLEFLAREGRDVVMDEACQIDPSAEVSNSILWKCVRIEAGARLTNCVIGDNVTIPAGAKIDHAVIVRADAAEGNERPEKALPAEVIGQNLVVKFG
- a CDS encoding class IV adenylate cyclase, yielding MPATESQISNSKSQIFTHEIEVKLRFDNVEPLAKAGIILEIETPRHFEDNWLLDNGVKQLGQKLAVLRVRRAGETGSMTYKEKAAPDAAASQFKKRLELETALDDPACALAVFERLGFTPWFRYQKYRTVHRASLPGGDSLHVMFDETPIGNFIELEGEEAAIAEAINLLGVRRDEYVLDSYVALQAADCARQGKPFSDMTFSETDREL